The genomic stretch CGAAATTCATGTCATGAATCAGGAATTGGCTCGACTTGCCAACATGGATTCGTTGACCGGCATTGCCAATCGGCGCTTGTTCGACGAAACGCTAGAGCGAGAGATTCGGCGTTTGTTGCGGACCAGCGATCAGTTGTCATTGGTGTTGATGGATGTGGATTTTTTCAAAGAATACAATGACACCTATGGGCATGCGGCAGGCGATGATTGCCTGCGTGCGGCATCGTTGCTGCTGAAAAAACACATCCGGCGTCCCGGTGATCTGGTGGCGCGGTATGATGGCAAAACATTTGCCTGCATTCTCCCGTCCTCCGGTCATGCCGGAGCCATGAAAGTGGCCGAGGCCATTCGTACCGAATTTGAGGCATTGGCCATACCGCACACGCCATCAGATGTTTCCGATTATGTCACGGCCTCCTTTGGTGTGCTGACCGTGGAAGATCTTGCCCTTGCCACGCCGGCAAAGATGATGGCAGCGTGCGACCAGATGCTCCAAAAAGCCAAGCGACGCGGGCGTAATTGCGCGCAGGGCGTCAGCCGTTTCATGCTCTAGTCGGCGGGGTGGCCTTTTGTGCGGATTCAGGGCAAAAGGGCGTCTGGAGTAACGACATGAACCAAACAGTATTGTTCTCAGCAAACGGGTACGTCGAAACGGAAATAGCGGGCGTGGATGAAGCAGGGCGTGGATGCCTTGCCGGTCCTGTGGTTGCTGGTGCATGCGTGCTCCCGGCGGAGTATGACCTGCCCGGTTTGAACGATTCCAAGCAGCTCAAGGCAAAAGATCGGGAATTCCTCTACGACGGTATCCGTGCGCAAGCGATAGCCTGGTCCATTGGTGTTTCCTGGCCGCGCGAAATTGAAGCGGTCAATATCCTCGAAGCCACATTCCTGGCCATGTCTCGCGCTGTTCGGACCCTGAAAACGTCACCCCGTTTTCTGCGCATCGATGGTGATAAGACCATCCCCGGGTACGCTCTCAGGCAGGAAATTCCGCAGGAGGCTGTGATCAAGGGGGATGGTACGGTCCCGGCGATTTCCGCTGCCTCCATCCTTGCCAAAACCTTTCGCGATAGGCTGATGGTCAAGCTCGCCAAACGGTATCCGGGCTACGCCATTTCCCAGCATATGGGCTATGGCACCAAGGTGCACATGGAAGCTATTCGCCAACTCGGACCAAGCCCCATACATCGCATGAC from Pseudodesulfovibrio profundus encodes the following:
- a CDS encoding ribonuclease HII → MNQTVLFSANGYVETEIAGVDEAGRGCLAGPVVAGACVLPAEYDLPGLNDSKQLKAKDREFLYDGIRAQAIAWSIGVSWPREIEAVNILEATFLAMSRAVRTLKTSPRFLRIDGDKTIPGYALRQEIPQEAVIKGDGTVPAISAASILAKTFRDRLMVKLAKRYPGYAISQHMGYGTKVHMEAIRQLGPSPIHRMTFRGVKPEKPAQQQASLF